tcgagcttaccaggttgaagctttttcacataagcatcgcagacccaaactttaagaaacgacaactttggtttcttgccaaaccacagttcataaggcgtcgtctcaacggattttgatggtgccccatttaaagtgaatgcagctgtctctaatgcataaccccaaaacgatagtggtaacccagtaagagacatcatagattgcaccatatccaataaagtgtggttacgatgttcggacacaccattatgttgtggtgttccatgtggcatgagttgtaaaactattccacattgttttaaatgaaggccaaactggtaactcaaatattctcctctaggatcagaccgtagaaactttattttcttgttacaatgattctccacttctctctgaaattctttgaacttttcaaacatttcagacgtgtgtttcattaagtagatatacccatatcttctcaaaccatctgtgaaggtcagaaaataatgatacccgccacgagcatcaacactcgttggactacatacatcggtatgtattatttccaataagtcactagctcattccattgtttcggagaacggagttttggtcatcttgcccataaggcacggttcgcaagcatcaaatgattcataatcaagtgattgcaaaagtccatctttatggagtttcttcatgcgctttataccgatatgacccaaacggcagtgccacaaatatgttgcactatcattatcaacttcgcatcttttggcatcaatattatgaatatgtgtatcactacgatcaagattcaataaaccatcaacattgggtgtatgaccatataaggttttattcatgtaaacagaataacaatttaatctctgtcttagatgaataatcgtatcacaataaacatgatctaatcatatttatgctcaatgcaaacaccgaataatatttatttaggttcaacactaatctcgagagtatagggagtgtgtgatgatgatcatatcaatcttggaaccacttccaacacaaatCGTCACTTCACCcacaactagtctctgtttattttgtaactcctgttttgagttactaatcttagcaaccgaacaagtatcaaatacccaggggctactataaacactagtaaggtacacatcaataacctgtatattagatatacccttgttcactttgccatcctttttatccaccaaatccagggcatttccgcttccagtgaccatttcctttgtagtaggagcactcagtttcaggctttggtccagcttcgggcttcttcacgggagtgacaacttacttgtcattctacttgaagttccctttctttccctttgcccttttcttgaaactagtggtcttgttaatcatcaacacttgatgctctttcttgatttctaccttcattgatttcagcatcacgaagagctcgggaatcattttcgtcatcccttgcatactatagttcatcacgaagttccagtaacttggtgatggtaactagagaactctatcaattactatcttatctagaagattaactcccacttgattcaagcgattatagtacctagacaatctgagcacatgctcactgcttgagttattcttctccatcttttagctatagaacttgttggagacttcatatctctcaactcgggtatttgcttgaaatattaacttcaattcctggaacatctcgtatgttctatgacgtttaaaacgtctttgaagtcccgattctaagccgtaaagcatggtgcactaaactatcaagtagtcatcatattaagctagccaaacgttcataacatctgcatctgctcctgcaatagttttgtcacctagcggtgcatcaaggacataattcttctgtgcagcaatgatgataaacctcagatcacggactcagtccgcatcattgctactatcatctttcaacttagttttctctaggaacatataaaaaacatagggaagctacaacgcgagctattgatctacaacataatttgcaaaatactgtcaggactaagttcatgataaattaaagttcaattaatcatattacttaaagaactcccacttagatagacatccctttagtcatctaaatgatcacgtgatccaaatcaactaaaccatgtccgatcatcacgtgagatggagtagttttcaattgtgaacatcactatgctgatcatatctactatatgattcacactcgacctttcggtctccaatgttccgaggccatattttcatatgctaggctcggcaagtttaacccaagtatactgcatgtgcaaaactggcttgcacccattgtatgtgaacgtagagcctatcacactcgatcatcatgtggtgtctcagcacgaagaactgtcgcaacggtgcatactcagggagaacacttataccttgaaatttagtaagggatcatcggCTCATGATCGCCATCACCAAAGCAtcgttatgatctccatcatcaccggggcgacaccttgatctccatcgtagcatcgttatcgtctcgccaactataattactacgactatcgctaccgcttagtgataaagtaaaacaattacatggcgattgcattgcatacaataaagcgacaaccatatggctcctgccagttgccgataacttttttacaaaacttgatcatctcatacagaaatttatatcacatcatgccttgaccatatcacatcacagcaagccctgcaaaaacaagttagacgtcctctactttgttgttgcaagttttacgtggctgctacgggcttccagcaagaaccgttcttacctacgcatcaaaaccacaacgattttttggtcaagtgtgttgttttaaccttcaacaaggaccgggcgtagccacactcgattcaactaaagttggagaaacagacacccgctagccacctatgtgcataagcacgtcggtagaaccagtctcatgaatacggtcatgtaatgtcggttcgggccgcttcatccaacaataccgccaaatcaaagtatgacatgttgctaagcagtatgactattatcgcccacaactctctgtgttctactcgtgcatataacatctacgcatagacctggctcggatgccactgtttcggaacgcagtaatttcaaaaaaaatcctacgatcacacaagatctatctaggtgatgcatagcaacgagagggaagagtgtgtccacgtaccctcgtagaccgaaagcggaagtgtttcaataacacggttgatgtagtcgaacttcttcacgatccaaccgatcaagtaccgaacgtacgacaccttcgcgttcagcacacgttcagctcgatgacgtcccacgaactcttgatccagttaaggtcggcggtgagttccgtcagcatgacgctgtggtgacggtgatgatgaagttacgggCGCAGGGcatcgtctaagcactacgacgctatatgaccgaggtgtggaactatggagggggcaccgcacacggctgagagtTTGTCTGTTGTGCTATTGCGGTGCCccatggccacgtatataaaggagggagggagatagGATGCGGGCCAGGttgggcgcgccggggggggggggtcctacttggactcctagtccaagtaggattcgccccccttcctttcttccaccagagggaatgcgaagggagagagagggggaaggaaagagggagtcaccccctctcctagtccaattcggtttgggcaaggggagggTGTGCCCCTCCCTTGTGGCCTCTCTTCTCTcgtccaataaggcccaataggcccattacttcccccggggggttccggtaacctccggtactctggaaaaatgccgaaccactcggaaccattccgatgtccaaatgcaaccttccaatatatgaatctttatgtctcgaccatttagagactcctcgtcacgtccatgatctcattcgggactccgaacaaacttcggtcatcaaatcacataactcataatacaaatcgtcatcgaacgttaagggtgcggaccctacgggttcgagaactatgtagacatgatcgagacacatctatgatcaataaccaatagcggaacctggatgctcatattggctcctacatattctacgagatctttatcggtcaaaccgcataacaacatacgttgttccctttgtcatcggtatgttacttgcccgagattcgatcgtcggtatcatcatacctagttcaatctcgttaccggcaagtctctttactcgtcccgtaatacttcatcccgcaactaactcattagtcacattgcttgcaaggcttatagtgatgagtattaccgagagggcccagagatacctctccgaaacactgagtgacaaatcctaatcttgatctatgctaacccaacaaacaccttcggagacacctgtagagcacctttataatcactcttttacattgtgacgtttggtagcacacaaagtgttcctctggtattcgggagttgcataatctcatagtctgtggaacatgtataagtcatgaagaaagcagtagtaatgaaactgtaatgatcatgatgttaagctaacagatgggtcttgtctatcacatcattctcctaatgatgtgatcccgttcatcaaatgacaacatatttttatggttaggaaacataaccatctttgattaatgagctagtcaagtagaggcatactagggatactatggtttgtctatgtattcatacatgtactaagtttctggttaatacaattctagcgtgaacaataaacatttatcatgaaataagaaaatgaataataactttattattgcctcaagcgcatatttccttcaattcatATTTCTCACGACCTCCGGCCTggatgtccggctctaggcccggatgatccggcctagcccgGTTTTCTGACAGCAGCTCACTGTTTTGACTCTAGAATCCACGTACTACCTCAGATTTGGATGACTTTTATGTCGAAATCAACCgtctcgacgagacgcacaacttccatgttgaacactttttgatcTGAGGTCATCTTAAGGGAGTTTCGGGCTGTTTTCTAACATCTGTAGTAGAAAAAAAactgcccggacgtccggacttCTACACGGTTTGTCCggcctccacccggatcatccgggactggacccagatcatccggcttcatcACAAACCTTTTGTTGTCTTGGTGCTTCAATTTCCTGGCTGATCTGGAtcccggcccggatgatccggccaagcaTTGTTGCAGCGCATGGTTTTGCCTATAACTTTGGCATACGACCTCGGAtggggacgatttttatatcaaaatcatccgtttcaacgagacgaagaactttgcagttgtaactttTCCCATCAGAGGCCATATTAATTAGGTTTCATGTCATTCTTTAGTCTGATGTTAATACATGCATCTCTAAGGTTGTCATAACTTTTTCATCCAGGCTCCGTTTTGGATCATCTCTATATCTATTTTGATTGGGTTGAAGAGAGTCATTCAATGGTGACATGAAATCATATATTTGACCTAATCTTGCTACAAcctcaagtcactctttgcgatCATATCATTTTCAAGCGTCAACAACCATAACCCCTATTATCTTGCATACCTGGTGGCTTCTACTCGACCTTTAGTTTCACCTTCTTCATACAATTCTCTTCTTCGGACGAAGGCAGGTCCATCGCCACATCTAGTGTGCACTTCACTGGCTGTATCGTGCGGCCATGTTCACCATGCTTCCTTGCGTTTCGTTCTGATCACATAACCCAAGCCCCACATAAAATGACACAAACCTTTCAAAAAAAATGAGAGACTTGGTCCTCCTTCAGCTCGCTACCGTCAATCATGTCCATCGCCCAAGAAGTCGTCGATCGGGTGTAGGCGTGGACCCTTGACTCATGTTGCTTGAGTGATTCCCCCGGTGAGCTGCCAAAGCTACAGAGTCCCGCCGAGCTATATGCCTCGTGTTTTGCCATTTCCGTGTCAATCACACGCGCCGGCCTCGCGCGCGACGTCGACGTGATTACGCACCCATAGTTACCACTAGCACTAAACTAATGCTGGCCAGTGGCCACTTTGTTAGCTACTATGATGCGGTTTCGAGTCGATTCGCTAGCTCAAATCGTTGCCCATCTCGATCGACGGCGAGCATCTGTCTGACAATATTCAATAACGAGGCATCGCCACCACGTTTTCCATAAGCGACGGCGACGCGAACCCAATTCCACGTTCGTGGTTCAGGCACACCGTGTCTTCCGCCTCCATAAATAGAACCGCAAGATTTAGATAGCTCGCACCGCAACAGAGCACACTGGCAGTGGCAGGTATACCTACACTTGTAGCCTCAGTTATCTTGCCACCAGTGCCAGCTGAGCTAGCTATATAGCTCCGTCGCTTGCTTCCGAGTTCCGACAGCTCGCTCCGATGACGGTGGCAGCGGCGGGCGCGGGCAGGCGTTACGCGCTGTTGCTGGCGGTGAACGACTCGGACTACGCCAGGAAGGCGCACGGCGGGTACCGGAACGTGTTCTTCCGCGCCCTCCGCTCCGGCGAACCCGACGAGGCGTGGGACTGCTACCGCGTAATCGACGGCGAGTTCCCAGCAGCGGAGGATCTGGGCATGTACGACGGCTTCGTGGTGAGCGGCAGCCCGCACGACGCCCACGGCGACGGCGCCCCGTGCTGGGtccgccgcctctgcctcctcctccggaccGTCCACGCCATGGGGAAGCGCGTCCTCGGCGTCTGCTTCGGCCACCAGGCCCTGTGCCGCGCGCTGGGCGGGAGGGTCGGGAGGTCGCCCAGCGGCTGGGACGTGGGGGTGAAGGAGGTGACCTTCGTGGACGATCTGGAATGGCCGTTCGAGTTCTTGCCCGTGGAACCACCCCGGAGCGCCTCCATCATCGAGGTTCACCAAGATGAGGTATCTTTTCCATATATATTTGTTAATTAGGTAGTAGCCCTCGGTGCTTAAACACTTAATTATTTTCTTGAAAAAATCCAGCCATGCCAATGCAGAGTTGACATTTTTGGCAAAATGTCACTTGCACGTGACAACTGACGGTGCTCGTCGAGCTATTTCGTAATTAAAAGTTGGCATGCATGCATGTAGATGTAGGCCGCTGTGTCATCTAATCATATTTTTCACCAACTCGTTGGGATTTGACTTTTGACGTGTTAATAAACCACGTCACTTGCAAATATAGTACCCTATGATGTTGCATATCTGCAGCTAGCTCGCTCCAGTATGTTCGTAAGTTTAGTTATCTTTATGTGGTTGAATGTCTTAATCAATTATGGGTGCGCTTGCTTGATTGATATAGGTGTGGGAGGTACCGCCCGGTGGCAAGGTGCTGGCCTACTCCGACAAGACGCGCGTGGAGATGTTCGCCGTCGGCGACAACGCCCTCGGCATCCAGGGCCACCCGGAGTACACCAACGACATCCTGCTCAACCTCACCAACCGGCTCGTCAACAACAGCACCATCGACGGGTGCGTGGGCGAGGACGCGCGGAGGACTGCGGAGAGCGGCGAACCGGACCGCGAGTTCTGGAGTGGGCTCTGCAAGGCCTTCCTGAAGGGATCAGGATGCGCCGGCGGTGGCGGCCCCAGGCCGCCGCCGCAGGGACCGGCGGCGGAGCTTAGCTGCAGCCACCACGTCGCTCACTTCCCTGCCACCGGCTCCCTCATTGGCTTGTAGCGCTTTGCAAATGCACGGACCGGCTGTTGTTAGTTCGGCGCATGCATGTGCTCGCTAGCTGCAGTAGTATAATGGTACGGCTGCATGCATGCACGTACGATCGGTGAAGCGTTTGTGTCAGCAACCAGACGAGTGGCTGATATTTTTTCGCATGTGCTGCGTTGCACATAGCATGTCTTGTAGTTGTATGGTTGGATAACGGACATAAGGTCTGAGGAATTGCAATTATCCACAAGATATATGTATGTATTTGAGTTATTTTTTAGAAGTGCCAAAAGACTTGTCACATTCATTAAGGAGTATTAAGAAAAGAGTTTTACAAACCGTTTGCCCTCAAGGTTAGAACAAAACATTACAAAAACTTACTCTCCCGGCATACAATTACACACTCATTACACAAAAATTTAGCCGTCGCTGTTATCCAGTGCCCCGCCTCATTTCGGAGCCAAGATGATGGTGAGTGGTGATAATTTGTTGTTCGACACTCGCGAGTTTCTCTCGTTTCAAATCTATCAGGACACAAGCATGATGAGGGAGGTCATGGCTTTGTGCCTATCTTGGTCATGGTGCAGTAAATGATCTCACTAAGATTTGACGTTATTGAAGTTACTCCACGCCAATTATGGAGGAGCGGCATTGGAGAGAGCATGCATGCGTGCCTAGTGGCGGAGCCTAGAAATATCAATGGGGCCGAGCAGTGTAATACCGAGTTCGGAGGGGGAAACCCATTAGAAAATACGTTTTTAGCAACAAGTAGTCACCAATCTTATGAAGAAACATGCATGTCGGCCCGACCGCAAGCCCCTGTTGGTCGCCCTGTCCCCGGCACTGTGTGGGCCGTCAATTAAGGGGCGCGCTTGCATAAGGAACATTGGCCACAATTTGGCCACCCAAGTTTGTCGAGGTGCTCGGTCATCCAAACCCTATTTTGATTGATGACCGACATGAAGATCTTGCATTTGGGAGGCACCCACATTTTTTAAAATCTTTTTATTCATGTGGTCAAGACCAACCCAAGGAACTGTGTTTTGTATGCCAATGCTGCCGAGTAGCAACCGGCAGCCCCCCGCAAAAAAGAAGGTAGCAACCGGCAGCGGACATTTTCCAAGTGATAGTGTCGAGGCGATCTTCCTGGAGCTGAAGCTGGGATGTGTATGAGTATGACCAAAAGGTGAGGAATTCCAGGATGTGTTGCATAGTAAGGCCCCTGGAAGTGTTGATTTGCTCGACCCAAGCATTGTGGCGAATAGCCACCTGGACACAGAATTTCTCTTATTGGAGAGAGCAAAAATTGATGGTGTGATGCCTCTTGGGCTGCGACCATCAGCCCACGGCGAGTCCCAAGACCGTTAGCAATGTTAACTTTAGTGAGGGCGTAGTAAAAGATTTATGTAGAAAAGATGCATGCCCTTGTCGTTGCAAGGGTTACCGGTTTCAACCCAAGTCCTCTCCACGACCATCTCAGTCAAAGCGCGCGAGAGAACTTGTCCAGGCGAAGCACCCCAAACCGCAGAGGGAAAACGGTATTGGAGTCATATGCAGTGCTGCTGGCTTTAAGCCAAGTCATCCTGCGGTATGCTGTGTGTGAGCCGTCTGAATAGACGGCCGAGATTGAACGCTCTAACACGATATGCATCTGTCCATTTCGCAGTGTCCGTTTCTTCCAAGAAAATATCAGCAACGTGACCTCCAACCGGGATGCCGAAAAGGAAAGAAAGTGTGCGCCC
Above is a window of Triticum aestivum cultivar Chinese Spring chromosome 6B, IWGSC CS RefSeq v2.1, whole genome shotgun sequence DNA encoding:
- the LOC123133956 gene encoding gamma-glutamyl peptidase 5 yields the protein MTVAAAGAGRRYALLLAVNDSDYARKAHGGYRNVFFRALRSGEPDEAWDCYRVIDGEFPAAEDLGMYDGFVVSGSPHDAHGDGAPCWVRRLCLLLRTVHAMGKRVLGVCFGHQALCRALGGRVGRSPSGWDVGVKEVTFVDDLEWPFEFLPVEPPRSASIIEVHQDEVWEVPPGGKVLAYSDKTRVEMFAVGDNALGIQGHPEYTNDILLNLTNRLVNNSTIDGCVGEDARRTAESGEPDREFWSGLCKAFLKGSGCAGGGGPRPPPQGPAAELSCSHHVAHFPATGSLIGL